A window of the Miscanthus floridulus cultivar M001 chromosome 14, ASM1932011v1, whole genome shotgun sequence genome harbors these coding sequences:
- the LOC136505017 gene encoding glutathione synthetase, chloroplastic-like isoform X1 — MSAAVPPAMDPAAAGEMAREAAAWCALHGLVVGDRADPRSATVPGVGLVHAPFSLLPAHLPESFWRQACELAPIFNELVDRVSMDGNFLQDALSKTREVDDFTSRLLEIHRKMMEINKEENIRLGLHRSDYMLDSETSSLLQIELNTISASFPGLGSLVGDLHRTLIKQHGTLLGLEHKRVPANAANTQFAEALAQAWAEFNIDSAVIMMIVQPEERNMYDQYWISTHLQDSYPFMFCLHVFLMIKSVEAEGQVLPDGTLLVGGQKVAVVYYRAGYTPNDYPSEAEWSARLMMEQSSAVKCPSISYHLVGTKKIQQELAKPSVLERFLESKEEIDKVRKCFAGLWSLDDEEIIKTAVEKPELFVLKPQREGGGNNIYGLDLRETLVRLQKEGGDALAAYILMQRIFPKASLAYLVRGGVCHEGLAISELGIYGAYLRYKDKVVINEQCGYLMRTKVSSSDEGGVAAGFAVLDSLYLTGK, encoded by the exons ATGAGTGCCGCCGTGCCGCCGGCGATGGACCCCGCGGCGGCGGGGGAGATGGCGCGGGAGGCCGCCGCGTGGTGCGCGCTGCACGGCCTCGTCGTCGGGGACCGCGCCGACCCG AGATCAGCAACAGTCCCTGGTGTTGGTTTGGTTCATGCTCCATTCTCCCTGCTCCCAGCACATCTTCCAGAGTCATTTTGGAGGCAGGCGTGCGAGCTCGCTCCCATTTTTAACGAGCTTGTGGACCGGGTTAGCATGGATGGGAATTTCTTGCAGGATGCTTTGTCCAA AACAAGGGAGGTTGATGATTTCACATCTAGGCTCTTAGAAATTCACAGGAAAATGATGGAAATAAATAAGGAAGAG AATATTCGCTTAGGGTTGCACCGATCAGATTATATGCTGGATTCAGAAACAAGTTCTCTTCTTCAAATAGAGCTCAACACCATTTCAGCATCATTTCCTGGGCTTGGTTCCTTAGTTGGTGATCTTCACAG GACCTTAATTAAACAGCATGGGACTTTATTAGGTCTGGAGCACAAGAGGGTTCCTGCAAATGCGGCTAACACTCAATTTGCTGAAGCATTGGCCCAAGCATGGGCTGAGTTTAATATTGACAG TGCTGTAATTATGATGATTGTTCAGCCAGAAGAGAGAAATATGTATGATCAATACTGGATTTCGACACATTTGCAAGACTCATATCCTTTTATGTTCTGCCTTCATGTTTTCCTAATGATCAAATCT GTGGAAgctgaaggccaggttctcccagaTGGAACTCTTCTTGT AGGTGGCCAGAAAGTTGCTGTTGTGTACTATAGAGCTGGCTATACACCAAATGATTATCCCTCAGAAGCA GAATGGAGTGCAAGACTTATGATGGAACAATCATCTGCTGTAAAGTGTCCTTCAATATCGTATCATTTAGTGGGAACCAAAAAGATTCAACAAGAACTAGCAAAGCCTAGTGTGCTTGAAAG GTTCCTTGAGAGTAAGGAGGAAATTGACAAGGTTCGCAAATGTTTTGCTGGGCTATGGAGTTTGGATGATGAAGAGATTATAAAAACTGCAGTGGAAAAACCTGAGTTGTTCGTGTTGAAGCCTCAACGTGAAGGCGGAG GAAACAACATCTACGGTCTTGATTTGAGGGAAACACTTGTCAGACTCcagaaggaaggaggggatgcaCTTGCTGCCTACATACTGATGCAAAGAATCTTTCCAAAAGCTTCTCTTGCTTATCTGGTTCGTGGTGGTGTTTGCCACGAGGGTCTTGCAATTTCTGAGCTTGGAATATATGGAGCTTATCTGCG gtacaaagataaagtGGTCATCAATGAACAATGTGGTTACTTGATGCGAACGAAAGTTTCTTCATCAGATGAAGGTGGAGTAGCTGCAGGGTTTGCTGTTTTGGATAGCTTATACCTGACTGGCAAG TGA
- the LOC136505017 gene encoding glutathione synthetase, chloroplastic-like isoform X2, translating to MSAAVPPAMDPAAAGEMAREAAAWCALHGLVVGDRADPRSATVPGVGLVHAPFSLLPAHLPESFWRQACELAPIFNELVDRVSMDGNFLQDALSKTREVDDFTSRLLEIHRKMMEINKEENIRLGLHRSDYMLDSETSSLLQIELNTISASFPGLGSLVGDLHRTLIKQHGTLLGLEHKRVPANAANTQFAEALAQAWAEFNIDSAVIMMIVQPEERNMYDQYWISTHLQDSHGITTIRKTLLQVEAEGQVLPDGTLLVGGQKVAVVYYRAGYTPNDYPSEAEWSARLMMEQSSAVKCPSISYHLVGTKKIQQELAKPSVLERFLESKEEIDKVRKCFAGLWSLDDEEIIKTAVEKPELFVLKPQREGGGNNIYGLDLRETLVRLQKEGGDALAAYILMQRIFPKASLAYLVRGGVCHEGLAISELGIYGAYLRYKDKVVINEQCGYLMRTKVSSSDEGGVAAGFAVLDSLYLTGK from the exons ATGAGTGCCGCCGTGCCGCCGGCGATGGACCCCGCGGCGGCGGGGGAGATGGCGCGGGAGGCCGCCGCGTGGTGCGCGCTGCACGGCCTCGTCGTCGGGGACCGCGCCGACCCG AGATCAGCAACAGTCCCTGGTGTTGGTTTGGTTCATGCTCCATTCTCCCTGCTCCCAGCACATCTTCCAGAGTCATTTTGGAGGCAGGCGTGCGAGCTCGCTCCCATTTTTAACGAGCTTGTGGACCGGGTTAGCATGGATGGGAATTTCTTGCAGGATGCTTTGTCCAA AACAAGGGAGGTTGATGATTTCACATCTAGGCTCTTAGAAATTCACAGGAAAATGATGGAAATAAATAAGGAAGAG AATATTCGCTTAGGGTTGCACCGATCAGATTATATGCTGGATTCAGAAACAAGTTCTCTTCTTCAAATAGAGCTCAACACCATTTCAGCATCATTTCCTGGGCTTGGTTCCTTAGTTGGTGATCTTCACAG GACCTTAATTAAACAGCATGGGACTTTATTAGGTCTGGAGCACAAGAGGGTTCCTGCAAATGCGGCTAACACTCAATTTGCTGAAGCATTGGCCCAAGCATGGGCTGAGTTTAATATTGACAG TGCTGTAATTATGATGATTGTTCAGCCAGAAGAGAGAAATATGTATGATCAATACTGGATTTCGACACATTTGCAAGACTCA CATGGCATAACAACTATAAGGAAAACCTTATTGCAGGTGGAAgctgaaggccaggttctcccagaTGGAACTCTTCTTGT AGGTGGCCAGAAAGTTGCTGTTGTGTACTATAGAGCTGGCTATACACCAAATGATTATCCCTCAGAAGCA GAATGGAGTGCAAGACTTATGATGGAACAATCATCTGCTGTAAAGTGTCCTTCAATATCGTATCATTTAGTGGGAACCAAAAAGATTCAACAAGAACTAGCAAAGCCTAGTGTGCTTGAAAG GTTCCTTGAGAGTAAGGAGGAAATTGACAAGGTTCGCAAATGTTTTGCTGGGCTATGGAGTTTGGATGATGAAGAGATTATAAAAACTGCAGTGGAAAAACCTGAGTTGTTCGTGTTGAAGCCTCAACGTGAAGGCGGAG GAAACAACATCTACGGTCTTGATTTGAGGGAAACACTTGTCAGACTCcagaaggaaggaggggatgcaCTTGCTGCCTACATACTGATGCAAAGAATCTTTCCAAAAGCTTCTCTTGCTTATCTGGTTCGTGGTGGTGTTTGCCACGAGGGTCTTGCAATTTCTGAGCTTGGAATATATGGAGCTTATCTGCG gtacaaagataaagtGGTCATCAATGAACAATGTGGTTACTTGATGCGAACGAAAGTTTCTTCATCAGATGAAGGTGGAGTAGCTGCAGGGTTTGCTGTTTTGGATAGCTTATACCTGACTGGCAAG TGA